A single Hyla sarda isolate aHylSar1 unplaced genomic scaffold, aHylSar1.hap1 scaffold_717, whole genome shotgun sequence DNA region contains:
- the LOC130344344 gene encoding E3 SUMO-protein ligase ZBED1-like isoform X2, protein MTERFLEQQPAICAALLSNEVRKNEKDIFTLTESDITCAEEVLKALKPMKDATLVMSEESMPTLSLIAPLHAKLVMGTERSPDDSDTVKDIKEAIAQDLKKRYANEKETLYMASAVDPRFKNLPFLPADEADDIYARLTEAVEVEIQKLTTTSTMVARRREGQGRQSTSNQHPATHEETQSIMCIG, encoded by the exons ATGACTGAGAGGTTTTTAGAACAGCAACCAGCAATATGTGCAGCACTTCTTTCCAATGAGGTCAGGAAAAATGAAAAGGATATCTTCACATTgactgagtcagacatcacatgtGCAGAAGAGGTCCTGAAAGCTCTGAAGCCTATGAAAGATGCCACATtagtgatgtcagaggagagcatGCCAACACTGTCACTGATTGCACCACTTCATGCCAAGCTCGTCATGGGCACTGAACGAAGTCCTGATGATTCAGATACAGTCAAGGATATTAAGGAAGCAATAgcacaagatttaaaaaaaagatatgcAAATGAAAAGGAGACCCTGTACATGGCATCAGCTGTTGACCCTCGGTTCAAGAATCTACCCTTCCTCCCTGCTGATGAGGCTGATGACATCTACGCACGACTGACTGAAGCTGTGGAGGTTGAGATACAAAAGctaactactacttctactatggTAG CAAGAAGAAGAGAAGGACAAGGAAGACAATCAACCAGCAACCAACATCCAGCCACCCATGAAGAAACCCAGAGCATCATGTGCATTGGCTGA
- the LOC130344344 gene encoding E3 SUMO-protein ligase ZBED1-like isoform X1, with product MTERFLEQQPAICAALLSNEVRKNEKDIFTLTESDITCAEEVLKALKPMKDATLVMSEESMPTLSLIAPLHAKLVMGTERSPDDSDTVKDIKEAIAQDLKKRYANEKETLYMASAVDPRFKNLPFLPADEADDIYARLTEAVEVEIQKLTTTSTMVAARRREGQGRQSTSNQHPATHEETQSIMCIG from the exons ATGACTGAGAGGTTTTTAGAACAGCAACCAGCAATATGTGCAGCACTTCTTTCCAATGAGGTCAGGAAAAATGAAAAGGATATCTTCACATTgactgagtcagacatcacatgtGCAGAAGAGGTCCTGAAAGCTCTGAAGCCTATGAAAGATGCCACATtagtgatgtcagaggagagcatGCCAACACTGTCACTGATTGCACCACTTCATGCCAAGCTCGTCATGGGCACTGAACGAAGTCCTGATGATTCAGATACAGTCAAGGATATTAAGGAAGCAATAgcacaagatttaaaaaaaagatatgcAAATGAAAAGGAGACCCTGTACATGGCATCAGCTGTTGACCCTCGGTTCAAGAATCTACCCTTCCTCCCTGCTGATGAGGCTGATGACATCTACGCACGACTGACTGAAGCTGTGGAGGTTGAGATACAAAAGctaactactacttctactatggTAG caGCAAGAAGAAGAGAAGGACAAGGAAGACAATCAACCAGCAACCAACATCCAGCCACCCATGAAGAAACCCAGAGCATCATGTGCATTGGCTGA